One genomic region from Bradyrhizobium icense encodes:
- a CDS encoding DUF992 domain-containing protein gives MRRSLILAAAAFATLAASGGANAQQQRVQVGVLECRGGASVGFVVGSVTHLGCVLRAEGVPEDRYVATIRKVGLDLGITQESALAWVVYAPVVRLGPGGLSGDYVGAQGSATLGVGVGGNVLVGGSANSIALQPLSLQGQVGVSIAAGLESLELRPGR, from the coding sequence ATGCGTCGTTCTCTCATCCTTGCCGCTGCCGCTTTCGCCACGCTGGCTGCATCCGGCGGCGCCAATGCGCAGCAGCAGCGTGTGCAGGTCGGCGTGCTGGAGTGCCGCGGCGGCGCGAGCGTCGGTTTCGTCGTCGGTTCCGTCACTCATCTCGGCTGCGTGCTGCGCGCCGAAGGCGTGCCGGAGGATCGCTATGTCGCCACCATCCGGAAGGTGGGGCTCGATCTCGGCATCACCCAGGAGTCGGCGCTCGCGTGGGTCGTCTACGCGCCGGTGGTGCGGCTCGGACCGGGCGGCCTTTCCGGCGATTATGTCGGCGCGCAAGGCAGCGCCACGCTCGGCGTCGGTGTCGGCGGCAACGTGCTGGTCGGCGGCTCCGCAAATTCGATCGCGCTGCAGCCGCTCAGCTTGCAGGGCCAGGTCGGCGTCAGTATCGCCGCCGGACTGGAAAGCCTGGAACTGCGGCCGGGGCGGTAG
- a CDS encoding DUF992 domain-containing protein, translating into MRLLTLTLATAALIAPIASADAAPPVRAGILQCQGGQNVGFVVGSVTSLECVFRSEGRRPEPYIARVQRIGLDLGVTEQTQLSWAVSAPNSRLGRGELAGSYGGVGANASIGVGGGGNFLVGGPANAYALQPISLQGQTGLNVTAGIAGLELQPFYGNGPRRHVRRHHRRG; encoded by the coding sequence ATGCGCCTTCTGACATTGACACTCGCCACGGCGGCACTGATCGCGCCGATTGCAAGCGCTGACGCGGCGCCGCCGGTGCGCGCCGGCATCCTGCAATGCCAGGGCGGCCAGAATGTCGGCTTCGTGGTCGGCTCGGTGACCAGCCTCGAATGCGTGTTCCGCAGCGAAGGCCGCCGGCCTGAACCCTACATCGCCAGGGTGCAGCGCATCGGCCTCGATCTCGGTGTCACTGAACAGACCCAGTTGTCCTGGGCCGTGAGTGCGCCGAACAGCCGGCTCGGGCGCGGCGAACTCGCCGGCAGCTATGGGGGCGTCGGCGCCAACGCATCGATCGGCGTTGGCGGTGGCGGCAACTTCCTGGTGGGCGGTCCCGCCAATGCCTACGCGCTGCAGCCGATCAGCCTGCAGGGGCAGACCGGATTGAACGTCACCGCCGGCATCGCCGGCCTTGAGCTGCAGCCCTTCTACGGCAACGGTCCGCGCCGGCACGTCCGCCGCCATCACCGCCGCGGCTGA
- a CDS encoding pyridoxal phosphate-dependent aminotransferase, with product MPFLSASLARVKPSATIAVTDKARALKAAGRNVIGLGAGEPDFDTPANIKLAAIRAIEAGKTKYTDVGGIPELKEAIIAKFQRENGLSYKPNQVIVGTGGKQVLYNALMATLNPGDEVIIPAPYWVSYPEMVALAGGESVPVVCPASSGFKLRPEDLEKAITPKTKWIILCSPSNPTGAAYTRAELKAITDVLVKHPHVWVMTDDMYEHLVYDDFQFATPAQVEPKLYERTLTVNGVSKAYCMTGWRIGYAGGPADLIKAMATIQSQSTSNPSSIAQWASVEALNGPQDFIPVHNKVFKERRDLVVSMLNQAKGIECPRPEGAFYVYPSCAGTIGKTSPSGKVIANDEDFVTELLESEGVAVVQGSAFGLGPAFRISYATKTSDLEDACKRIQRFCGNLR from the coding sequence ATGCCCTTCCTGTCTGCCTCGCTCGCCCGTGTGAAGCCGTCCGCGACGATCGCGGTCACGGATAAAGCGCGCGCGCTGAAAGCGGCCGGGCGCAACGTCATCGGCCTCGGCGCCGGCGAGCCGGACTTCGACACGCCCGCCAACATCAAGCTGGCGGCGATCCGCGCCATCGAGGCGGGCAAGACCAAGTACACCGACGTCGGCGGCATTCCGGAGCTGAAGGAAGCCATCATCGCCAAATTCCAGCGCGAGAACGGGCTCTCCTACAAGCCGAACCAGGTCATCGTCGGCACCGGCGGCAAGCAGGTGCTCTACAACGCGCTGATGGCAACCCTCAACCCCGGCGACGAAGTCATCATCCCGGCACCGTACTGGGTCAGCTATCCGGAAATGGTGGCGCTCGCCGGTGGCGAGTCGGTCCCCGTCGTGTGCCCGGCGTCGAGCGGTTTCAAGCTGCGGCCTGAGGATCTCGAAAAGGCGATCACGCCGAAGACCAAATGGATCATCCTGTGCTCGCCGTCGAACCCGACCGGTGCTGCATACACGCGCGCCGAACTCAAGGCGATCACCGACGTATTGGTGAAGCATCCGCATGTCTGGGTGATGACCGACGACATGTACGAGCACCTGGTCTACGACGACTTCCAGTTCGCAACGCCCGCGCAGGTCGAGCCGAAACTCTACGAGCGCACGCTGACGGTGAACGGCGTCTCGAAGGCCTATTGCATGACCGGCTGGCGCATCGGCTATGCCGGCGGCCCTGCCGACCTGATCAAGGCGATGGCGACGATCCAGTCGCAGTCGACCTCGAACCCGTCGTCGATCGCGCAGTGGGCGTCCGTGGAGGCGCTCAACGGTCCGCAGGACTTCATCCCCGTGCACAACAAGGTGTTCAAGGAACGCCGCGACCTCGTGGTGTCGATGCTGAACCAGGCCAAGGGCATCGAATGCCCGCGGCCGGAAGGCGCGTTCTACGTCTATCCGTCCTGCGCCGGCACCATCGGCAAGACCTCGCCCTCGGGCAAGGTGATCGCCAATGACGAAGACTTCGTCACGGAGCTTCTGGAGAGCGAAGGCGTCGCCGTCGTGCAGGGTTCCGCGTTCGGTCTCGGCCCGGCGTTCCGCATTTCCTACGCGACCAAAACCTCCGACCTCGAAGACGCCTGCAAGCGCATCCAGCGCTTTTGCGGCAATTTGCGATAG